Proteins from one Leptonema illini DSM 21528 genomic window:
- a CDS encoding pyridoxal phosphate-dependent aminotransferase has product MISVSERMNTISPSLTLAITAKAKELKAMGRDVIGFGAGEPDFDTPDSIKEAAITAIRDGQTKYTPVGGTVQLKKAIQQKFERENGFKYGLNEITASVGGKQVLFNLFLAVLNPGDEVIIPAPYWVSYNDIVSFCGAKPVVLETSIEEKYVPSPAKLAALITPKTKMIVINSPSNPTGSYFDEAMLRQYADILLKHPHVLIVSDDIYEHLLYDGLKFKNILMIEPSLRDRTVVVNGVSKAYSMTGWRIGYGAGPAHIIEAMETIQGQSTSNPASIAQTAAAAALSGDQSFIGDFKRIFQGRRDLMFRILESIDGVKVFLPSGAFYIFPDISAIYNKPKFKQLVPPGETSMSMAFSNLLIEKHNVAVVPGIAFGDDRCVRLSYALGEEAIRSGVERIGTFIRELD; this is encoded by the coding sequence ATGATCTCCGTATCAGAACGCATGAACACCATCTCCCCTTCGCTGACCCTGGCCATCACAGCAAAGGCAAAAGAACTCAAGGCCATGGGTCGCGACGTCATCGGCTTCGGCGCCGGCGAACCCGACTTCGATACTCCGGATTCCATTAAAGAAGCGGCCATCACGGCTATCCGTGACGGGCAGACAAAATACACACCTGTCGGCGGCACCGTTCAACTCAAGAAGGCCATTCAGCAGAAGTTCGAGCGCGAGAACGGCTTCAAATACGGATTAAACGAGATCACCGCTTCAGTGGGCGGCAAACAGGTTCTGTTCAATCTCTTCCTCGCCGTGCTCAATCCGGGAGACGAAGTCATCATCCCCGCTCCTTACTGGGTTTCTTACAATGATATCGTATCCTTCTGCGGCGCAAAACCAGTCGTACTGGAAACGTCGATCGAAGAGAAGTATGTTCCTTCACCGGCAAAACTCGCAGCGCTTATTACACCGAAGACGAAGATGATCGTCATCAACTCGCCATCCAATCCGACGGGAAGCTACTTCGACGAGGCCATGCTGCGACAGTATGCCGATATTCTCTTAAAGCATCCGCATGTTCTCATCGTTTCAGACGACATCTACGAGCACCTGCTCTATGACGGGCTAAAATTTAAAAACATCCTCATGATCGAGCCCTCGCTTCGCGACCGCACCGTCGTCGTTAACGGCGTGAGCAAGGCCTACAGCATGACCGGATGGCGCATCGGTTACGGAGCCGGCCCCGCTCATATAATCGAGGCGATGGAAACGATTCAGGGGCAGAGCACGTCTAACCCTGCCTCCATCGCTCAGACTGCTGCTGCGGCAGCGCTTTCAGGCGATCAATCGTTCATCGGTGATTTCAAACGCATCTTTCAGGGGCGACGCGATCTCATGTTTCGCATTCTTGAAAGCATCGACGGCGTGAAGGTCTTCCTGCCCTCGGGCGCTTTTTATATCTTTCCCGACATCTCGGCCATCTACAACAAGCCGAAGTTCAAGCAGCTTGTTCCGCCGGGAGAGACGTCGATGAGCATGGCCTTCTCAAACCTGCTTATCGAAAAGCATAACGTCGCCGTCGTTCCGGGTATCGCCTTCGGAGACGATCGCTGCGTGCGTCTGTCTTACGCTCTGGGCGAAGAGGCCATCCGTTCCGGAGTGGAGCGCATCGGAACCTTTATTCGCGAGCTCGATTGA